One window of the Trifolium pratense cultivar HEN17-A07 linkage group LG2, ARS_RC_1.1, whole genome shotgun sequence genome contains the following:
- the LOC123910225 gene encoding LOW QUALITY PROTEIN: ethylene-responsive transcription factor ERF014 (The sequence of the model RefSeq protein was modified relative to this genomic sequence to represent the inferred CDS: deleted 1 base in 1 codon) gives MVKTEINKINKEKSKAMQQKTSSSSSSSSSSSSSARNASNEMKKKYKGVRMRSWGSWVSEIRAPNQKTRIWLGSYSTAEAAARAYDAALLCLKGSSASNLNFPLEISSHFIPQDNTAMSPKSIQRVAASAAAATASAVSNNDIAINTPPLSPPPNHASTTTTTTSSSIVSSPSMSSSPSDQIDDDVSLFSSFGLHSSCGGDYQANESMAMMDSWYGFDDLQSPKHVDQMMLNGALFDFDSTQVLLDDWYEEGDISLWMIVLQVIITDCDKIKIIYTLEDIHKEKRQFLVSLL, from the exons ATGGTTAAGACAGAGatcaacaaaatcaacaaagaaAAATCAAAGGCAATGCAACaaaaaacatcatcatcatcatcatcatcatcttcatcttcatcatcagcAAGAAATGCATCAAatgagatgaagaagaaatacAAAGGAGTTAGAATGAGGAGTTGGGGTTCTTGGGTTTCAGAAATTAGAGCACCAAATCAAAAAACAAGAATATGGTTAGGTTCATATTCAACTGCAGAAGCTGCAGCTAGAGCTTATGATGCAGCACTTTTATGCCTTAAAGGTTCATCTGCATCAAATCTTAATTTCCCTTTAGAAATTTCTTCACATTTCATTCCTCAAGATAACACTGCTATGTCACCTAAATCAATTCAAAGAGTAGCTGCTTCTGCAGCAGCAGCAACTGCAAGTGCTGTTAGTAACAATGATATTGCTATTAacaccccaccactttctcctCCTCCTAATCAtgcttcaacaacaacaacaacaacttcaTCTTCAATTGTTTCTTCTCCATCAATGTCATCTTCTCCTTCTGATCaaattgatgatgatgtttcacttttttcttcttttgggcTCCACTCTAGCTGTGGTGGTGATTATCAAGCAAATGAATCAATGGCTATGATGGATTCTTGGTATGGTTTTGATGATTTACAATCACCAAAACATGTTGATCAAATGATGCTAAATGGtgctttgtttgattttgattcaaCTCAAGTTCTTCTTGATGATTGGTATGAAGAAGGTGACATTAGTTTGTGGA TGATAGTTCTTCAAGTTATTATTACTGACTGTGAC AAAATTAAGATTATATATACTCTAGAAGATATTCATAAAGAGAAAAGACAATTTTTGGTCTCTCTTTTGTGA
- the LOC123908673 gene encoding RING finger protein 44-like: protein MPMNHDQDRPSKRWYKLCFIPTIDDSSDDSDTESLVITRRASTHTSSWEQEQPSPPPSPPNLESQINLLSPPLPLPPPPPPPLLPTLPSLPQLVLQRRSFQSLTSPSPTATTQDRPDNDKTEFLRIPDSVMNAIHMVRITELNLIDELSQCPICMDEFELGDEACQLPCNHTFKFECMLRWLNNSESCPVCRLQLNGFERQGSSYNIGDDDDDDDDSLDLEPQIQTQVINSLEDHIQFSPHSQVIDDGAGDNSDEAEYDSACDDLNDIWFGNYQSSHSLQI, encoded by the coding sequence ATGCCAATGAACCATGATCAAGACAGACCATCCAAAAGGTGGTATAAGCTATGCTTTATTCCCACAATTGATGACAGTTCTGATGATTCCGATACAGAATCCTTAGTCATAACGCGAAGAGCTTCAACTCACACTAGTTCTTGGGAACAAGAACAACCTTCTCCGCCACCATCACCACCGAATCTAGAATCTCAAATCAATTTGCTTTCTCCACCATTACCTCTGCCTCCGCCTCCGCCTCCGCCTCTGCTTCCAACTCTGCCTAGTTTGCCACAGTTAGTGCTGCAACGTCGGTCTTTCCAATCGCTGACTTCACCATCGCCTACTGCAACCACACAAGATCGGCCTGATAACGATAAAACTGAGTTCCTCCGAATTCCAGATAGTGTCATGAATGCCATTCACATGGTGAGAATCACAGAATTGAATTTAATAGATGAACTCTCTCAATGTCCTATTTGCATGGACGAGTTTGAATTGGGCGATGAAGCATGTCAATTACCCTGCAACCATACATTCAAATTCGAATGTATGCTTCGATGGCTTAACAACAGCGAATCATGTCCTGTTTGCAGGCTTCAGTTAAATGGTTTTGAAAGACAAGGTAGTTCTTATAATAtaggtgatgatgatgatgatgatgatgatagtttGGACCTTGAACCTCAAATTCAAACACAAGTGATTAATAGTTTGGAAGATCATATTCAATTTTCGCCGCATTCACAAGTTATAGATGATGGTGCAGGTGACAACTCTGATGAAGCTGAGTATGACAGTGCATGTGATGACTTGAATGATATTTGGTTTGGTAATTATCAAAGTAGTCATAGtttacaaatttaa